A genomic window from Macaca thibetana thibetana isolate TM-01 chromosome 16, ASM2454274v1, whole genome shotgun sequence includes:
- the FKBP10 gene encoding peptidyl-prolyl cis-trans isomerase FKBP10 produces MFPAGPPSHGLLRLPLLQLLLLVVQAVGRGLGRASPAGGPLEDVVIERYHIPRACPREVQMGDFVRYHYNGTFEDGKKFDSSYDRNTLVAIVVGVGRLITGMDRGLMGMCVNERRRLIVPPHLGYGSIGLAGLIPPDATLYFDVVLLDVWNKEDTVQVSTLLRPPHCPRMVQDGDFVRYHYNGTLLDGTSFDTSYSKGGTYDTYVGSGWLIKGMDQGLLGMCPGERRKIIIPPFLAYGEKGYGTVIPPHASLVFHILLIDVHNPKDTVQLETLELPAGCVRRAVAGDFMRYHYNGSLMDGTLFDSSYSRNHTYNTYIGQGYIIPGMDQGLQGACIGERRRITIPPHLAYGENGTGDKIPGSAVLIFNVHVIDFHNPADVVEIRTLSRPSETCNETTKLGDFVRYHYNCSLLDGTQLFTSHDYGAPQEATLGANKVIEGLDTGLQGMCVGERRQLIVPPHLAHGESGARGVPGSAVLLFEVELVSREDGLPTGYLFVWHEDPPANLFEDMDLNKDGEVSPEEFSTFIKAQVSEGKGRLMPGQNPEKTIGDMFQNQDRNQDGKITVEELKLKSDEDQERVHEEL; encoded by the exons ATGTTCCCCGCGGGCCCCCCCAGCCACGGCCTCCTCCGGCTCCCCCTGCTGCAGTTGCTGCTACTGGTGGTGCAGGccgtggggagggggctgggccgCGCCAGCCCTGCCGGGGGCCCCCTGGAAGATGTGGTCATCGAGAGGTACCACATCCCCAGGGCCTGTCCCCGGGAAGTGCAGATGGGGGATTTTGTGCGCTACCACTACAACGGCACTTTCGAAGATGGCAAGAAGTTTGACTCAAG CTATGATCGCAACACCCTGGTGGCCATTGTGGTGGGCGTGGGACGCCTCATCACTGGCATGGACCGAGGCCTCATGGGCATGTGTGTCAACGAGCGGCGACGCCTCATTGTGCCTCCCCACCTGGGCTATGGGAGCATCGGCCTGG CGGGGCTCATTCCACCGGATGCCACCCTCTACTTCGATGTGGTTCTGCTGGATGTGTGGAATAAGGAAGACACCGTGCAGGTGAGCACCTTGCTGCGCCCGCCCCACTGCCCCCGCATGGTCCAGGACGGTGACTTTGTCCGCTACCACTACAATGGCACCTTGCTGGACGGCACCTCCTTCGACACAAG CTACAGTAAGGGCGGCACTTACGATACCTACGTCGGCTCTGGTTGGCTGATCAAGGGCATGGACCAGGGGCTGCTGGGCATGTGTcctggagagagaaggaagattaTCATCCCTCCATTCCTGGCCTATGGCGAGAAAGGCTATG GGACAGTGATCCCCCCACATGCCTCGCTGGTCTTTCACATCCTCCTGATTGACGTGCACAACCCGAAGGACACTGTCCAGTTAGAGACGCTGGAGCTCCCCGCCGGCTGTGTCCGCAGAGCCGTGGCTGGGGACTTCATGCGCTACCACTACAATGGCTCCTTGATGGACGGCACCCTCTTCGATTCCAG CTACTCCCGCAACCACACCTACAATACCTATATCGGGCAGGGTTACATCATTCCCGGGATGGACCAGGGGCTACAGGGCGCCTGCATAGGGGAGCGCCGGAGAATTACCATCCCCCCGCACCTCGCCTacggggagaatggaactg GAGACAAGATCCCTGGCTCTGCCGTGCTAATCTTCAACGTTCATGTCATTGACTTCCACAACCCTGCGGATGTGGTGGAAATCAGGACACTGTCTCGGCCATCGGAGACCTGCAATGAGACCACCAAGCTTGGGGACTTTGTTCGATACCATTACAACTGTTCTTTGCTGGACGGCACCCAGCTCTTCACCTC GCATGACTACGGGGCTCCCCAGGAGGCGACTCTGGGGGCCAACAAGGTGATCGAAGGCCTGGACACGGGCCTGCAGGGCATGTGTGTGGGAGAGAGGCGGCAGCTCATCGTGCCCCCGCACCTGGCCCACGGGGAGAGTGGAG cCCGGGGAGTCCCAGGCAGTGCTGTGCTGCTGTTTGAGGTGGAGCTGGTGTCCCGGGAGGATGGGCTGCCCACAGGCTACCTGTTTGTGTGGCACGAGGACCCTCCTGCCAACCTGTTTGAAGACATGGACCTCAACAAGGATGGAGAGGTCTCTCCAGAGGAG ttcTCCACCTTCATCAAGGCTCAAGTGAGTGAGGGCAAAGGACGCCTCATGCCTGGGCAGAACCCCGAGAAAACCATAGGAGACATGTTCCAGAACCAGGACCGCAACCAGGACGGCAAGATCACAGTAGAGGAGCTCAAGCTGAAGTCAGATGAGGACCAGGAGCGGGTCCACGAGGAGCTCTGA
- the P3H4 gene encoding endoplasmic reticulum protein SC65 has protein sequence MARVAWGLLWLLLGSARAQYEKYSFRGFPPEDLMPLAAAYGHALEQYEGESWRESARYLEAALRLHRLLRDSEAFCHANCSGPAPAPKPDPDDGRADEWARELRLFGRVLERAACLRRCKRTLPAFQVPYPPRQLLRDFQSRLPYQYLHYALFKANRLEKAVAAAYTFLQRNPKHELTAKYLNYYRGMLDVADESLTDLEAQPYEAVFLRAVKLYNSGDFRSSTEDMERALAEYLAVFARCLAGCEGAHEQVDFKDFYPAIADLFAESLQCKVDCEANLTPNVGGYFVDKFVATMYHYLQFAYYKLNDVRQAARSAASYMLFDPNDSIMQQNLVYYRFHRARWGLEEEDFQPREEAMLYHNQTAELRELLEFTHMYLQSDDEMELEETEPPLEPEDALSDAEFEGEGDYEEGMYADWWQEPDAKGDEAEAEPEPELA, from the exons ATGGCTCGGGTGGCGTGggggctgctgtggctgctgctgggcAGCGCCAGGGCGCAGTACGAGAAGTACAGCTTCCGGGGCTTCCCGCCAGAGGACCTGATGCCGCTGGCCGCGGCCTACGGGCACGCGCTGGAGCAGTATGAGGGCGAGAGCTGGCGCGAGAGCGCGCGCTACCTGGAGGCGGCGCTGCGGCTGCACCGGCTACTGCGCGACAGCGAGGCCTTCTGCCACGCCAACTGCAGCGGCCCCGCTCCCGCGCCCAAGCCCGACCCAGACGACGGCCGCGCCGACGAGTGGGCCCGCGAGCTGCGGCTCTTCGGCCGCGTCCTGGAGCGCGCCGCCTGCCTGCGGCGCTGCAAGCGGACGCTGCCCGCCTTCCAGGTGCCCTACCCGCCGCGGCAGCTGCTGCGCGACTTCCAGAGCCGCTTGCCCTACCAGTACCTGCACTACGCGCTGTTCAAG GCTAACCGGCTGGAGAAGGCGGTGGCGGCGGCCTACACCTTCCTCCAGAGGAACCCGAAGCACGAGCTGACCGCCAAGTACCTCAACTACTACCGGGGGATGCTGGACGTCGCCGACGAGTCCCTCACGGACCTAGAGGCCCAGCCCTACgag GCCGTGTTCCTCCGGGCTGTGAAGCTCTACAACAGCGGGGATTTCCGCAGCAGCACGGAGGACATGGAGCGGGCCTTGGCAGAGTACCTGGCGGTCTTTGCCCGGTGCCTGGCCGGCTGTGAAGGGGCCCATGAGCAGGTGGACTTCAAAGACTTCTACCCGGCCATAGCAG ATCTCTTTGCAGAATCCCTGCAGTGCAAGGTGGACTGTGAGGCCAATTTGACCCCCAATGTGGGCGGCTACTTCGTGGACAAGTTCGTGGCCACCATGTACCACTACCTGCAGTTTGCctactacaagt TGAATGATGTGCGCCAGGCTGCCCGCAGCGCCGCCAGCTACATGCTCTTCGACCCCAATGACAGCATCATGCAGCAGAACCTGGTGTATTACCGCTTCCACCGGGCTCGCTGGGGCCTGGAAGAGGAGGACTTCCAGCCCCGGGAG GAGGCCATGCTCTACCACAACCAGACGGCCGAGCTGCGGGAGCTGCTGGAGTTCACCCACATGTACCTGCAGTCAGATGATGAG atggagctggaggagacAGAACCGCCCCTGGAGCCTGAGGATGCCCTATCTGACGCCGAGTTTGAAGGGGAGGGTGACTACGAGGAGGGCATGTATGCTGACTGGTGGCAGGAGCCGGATGCCAAGGGCGATGAGGCCGAGGCTG aGCCAGAGCCTGAACTGGCATGA